A segment of the Nitrospiria bacterium genome:
AAAGACGGATGGTTTCTGGTAACTGTAAGGGGAAGCCATCGGCAGTTTAAACATTCCGTGAAAAAAGAACGCGTCACGATTGCCGGTAATCCGGGCGATGAGTTGGCCAAAGGCACGTTCAATAGTATTTTGAAACAGGCGGGGTTGAAGGAGAAGAAGAAATGAAATATCCGGTCGTGATTGAGAAAACGAAAAGGAACTACTCCGTTTATTGCCCGGACCTTCCGGGCTGCGTGGCCACAGGCCGGACCGCGGCGGAAGCGTTGAAGCGAATGAAGGGCGCGATCGCACTGCATCTGGCCGGCCTCAGGGAGGATCGACTGCCTATTCCAAAACCCTCCACATCCGTCGGATACATCACGATCGCCGCTTGATCGATTTTCCCTCCTTGAAGTAATATCAGAATTTCGGAAACACCATACTCAATGAAGAGCAATTCCCCCTCTATCCTTGCGCGCGGGGGAGTACGATTCGGGCCGGGTCTCAGCTCCGGTATTGTTCGTCGCTGACCTTCTCCATCCACTCGACGACATTGCCGTCGAGCTGCTCCTGAACGCCGATATGGGTCATGGCCGTGGTCGCCGCGGCGCCGTGCCAATGCTTCTCACCGGGCGGGCTCCAGACCACGTCACCCGGCCGAATTTCCTCGATCGGGCCGCTCCAGCGCTGCACCCGCCCGCAACCGGCCGTCACGATGAGGGTTTGACCCAGCGGGTGGGTGTGCCACGCGGTGCGGGCGCCGGGCTCGAACGTGACGCTCGCACCTTGCGCGCGTGCCGGATCGTGGGCCTGGAATAAGGGATCAATCCGAACCGTGCCGGTAAACCTATCGGCCGGTCCTTTGCCGGAAGGCTGTGAGCCGCTTCGCTTTATCTCCATTGCATGTTCTCCTTTCCCGATCAGGACTACGGATTAAAGACCGGTTCTTTTCTCCAAGGCTTCGGGGTAGCGCGCCCCTTGGATCGTGATCTTTGAGGCGGCGCTATCGATCTCGCGCAAATCCCCGGACGTAAGTTCGACTTTAACTGCTCCGATGTTCTCGTCCAGGCGCTCCGGCTTTTTTGTGCCCGGGATCGGCACGATCCACGGCTTCCGGGCCAAGAGCCAGGCAAGCGCGATCTGTGCGGGTGTCGCCTTCTTCCGTTCTGCGATCGTGCGCAGAAGATCGACAAGGGCCTGATTGGCTTTCCGGGCCTCGGGGGTAAAGCGAGGAACAATGTTGCGGAAGTCGGACTTATCAAACGTCGTCTTCTCGTCGATCTTTCCCGTAAGAAAGCCTTTCCCAAGAGGACTGAAGGGAACGAGCCCGATCCCGAGTTCCTCGAGCGTCGGCAGCACTTCCTCTTCAGGTCGTCTCCACCACAGCGAGTATTCGCTCTGAATTGCCGTGATAGGCTGGACGGCATGGGCCCGACGGATCGTTTTCGCTCCTGGTTCAGAAAGACCGAAGTGCCTGACCTTGCCTTCCCGGATCAGGTCCTTCACCGTTCCCGCCACGTCTTCGATCGGCACCTCCGTGTCAACGCGGTGTTGATAGTAAAGGTCGATGGCATCGACCTTGAGCCGCTTGAGCGAGCCCTCGAGGCTCTGCCGGATGCGCTCGGGCCGACTGTCCTGGACCTGCTGCCCGTTGGAATCCATCTTGACCCCGAACTTGGTCGCGATCACCACTTTCCCGCGGAATGGAGCCAAAGCTTCGCCTACGAGTTCTTCATTCGTGTAGGGGCCGTAAATCTCGGCGGTGTCAAAGAATGTCACACCGCGTTCGACGGCTTTCCGTATAAGAGCGATCATCTCCTGCTTGTCCCCGGGCCGACCGTAGGCAATGCTCATTCCCATGCAGCCGAGGCCGAGAGCCGAGACTTCCAAGCCACTTTTCCCCAATTTGCGCTTTTGCATGGCTTCTCCTTTCACCGTTTGAAGACCGAACACCTTCGTAGACCTTGCCTTCCTCTATTGGCCGCCTTGTTGATGATTACATATTACTCCTTAAAAAATAAAGCGGATAGACCCATCCTGTTCATTTCTTGCCTGATCCCACGAAAACTGCGATAAAGGGGTTGTGCCGCGAAGCGGGGTCTGGTTAGGATACGGGCAAGGAATGGACCTGTAAAAAGAGGGGCATGGAGCATCGGATCGTGGAGCAAAAAAAGGCCGGGGGAGATCTCCCGGCCTTCTTCCTTTACCGCCGCCGCATCGCCTTACGGCAGATAGACGACGTTTTCCCATGAGAAGACGTTCCGCGACCTAGGATCAATGGTCAGCTTGAGCCATTCACTGGGGTGGTTCGTGGAGCCTTGAACGGTGATGCGCGTCAGGTTCGGCACGGCTTGCGTATGATGGATGACACCGGTGGCGCTCGTCGGATCGGCAAGGGGTTGGTCCGCTTCATAAAGGTGTGAGTCGCCGTTGAGCAACAGGACCGGGCGTCTAAAGGCGACCGCATGATCCGCCAGCGCCTGGACAAACGCATCATAGCCGTCGAGCCCGTCCCCGCCGGGTTCCAACGCCGAGGGATCCCACATATCCGCTTGAATCGCGATCGCCACGGCCTTGGCTTGCTTGGCCTTGGCCATATGAAACGCCCGCTTCAACCAACGCAGATTGGCGGCGTTGCGCTCCGCCACTTCCTTTAGCCGGGCCGGCTCGTTCAAGAACGGCGAGCCGGTGCCGCCGTCCCAGGGCAGGCCGTCGTTGTTGGACCCGGGGATGTTCAACGTGACAAAGACGACCTGCGACTGCGTCCACATGACGTTCTCCACGAACTGCGCGTCGGCGGGATGTTCGTCCTCGTATTCCTCGGCCTGGGACCTCACTTCCATGGGGTCGCCGCCGAGGGTCAAACCCGGGTTCGCAAAAAACAGGCTGCGGACGGCGGCCAGTTCGTTCAACGGATACCCGCTGGCGAACTCTTTGGTCTTGTGGCAGTCGGTCCATTCATTATCGCCGGGCGTATACACGAACGGATCGTTGAACTGCCGGAAGATATCGAAGATCCCCTGATTCCACGCGGGGTCGGCGCCGGCCGGAATCGGATTCAAGCCCGCCCCCGTGCAGGGCATGCTCCCCGAATGAATATCGCCGACGTGGATCACGGCTCTCACATCCGGATCGGTGTTCACCGAGTCGAGCAGCAGCGGCGCGTTATCCAGCAACGCGGTGCTGTACGGCCAGTCTCCGAACACGGCAACCGTAAGCGGCTTGACCCGAGGATTCGCGATCGCCGCGCCGGCCATACCCAACATTCCAATCGTGAGCGTGACCGCCAGTAATAGAAATGTTTTTTTCATGACCATACCCCTTTGCTATTGTGGGTTGTAGGCATTGGAACGATCAGGAAACAGCGACAGGGTAGCCGTGGCGGGTTAATACGCCGTCAAGGTTCGGTAAATTTATTGTTAAAAATGAGCCGACGGCCCGGCTCCCCTCCGACCTCGCGCGGCGTGCGTGTCGCCGCTTGGGCCGGCGCCAAACGGCGGCCGCCGGACGTCGCTATAGAATCGTCGTTCGGTCTTGTAAAAAAGACTTGACAAGGCGCGACGAATAGGTTAATAGTCTATTAACTTGATAGACTCTATGGATTACAAGCATGCTGTCGAATAAAGCGAAATACGCCCTGAAGGCGCTGCTGGTGCTGGCGGAAGAGTACGGCCGCGGGCCGGTGCTCATTTCGGACCTGGCCGAACGGGAAGGCCTCCCCAAGAAATTCCTGGAGCTGATCCTGCTGGATTTGAAGAAACACGGCCTGCTCCAGAGTCAAAAGGGCAGGGGGGGCGGGTATTTCCTGGGCAAAGCTCCCCGATCGGTGACGTTCGGGCAGGTGATCCGGATTCTGGACGGTCCGCTGGCGCCGGTTCCCTGCGTCAGCCAGACGGCCTACCAGCGGTGCCGGGAGTGCCGGGACGAGGCGACCTGCGGGGTCCGGATCGTGATGCAACAAACCCGCGACGCGATCGCCCAGGTCCTGGACGGGGTGACCCTGGCGGACGGTCTCAAGAAGGTCAAGGGCGCCGCGGCGCGGGCCCGGAGCCGGAAGGCCCGGAAATAATTTTTTGGCTTATCAGTCTACTAAATCTATATACTAAATAGAACAACATCAAACTGAAAATGGGGGGCGTCGTGAAGGACTTCCGGTTTGTTTTCCTCGTGGCCGTTTGGATCGGTTTTGTTTGGGGAAGTCCCCGGGACGTGCTTGCCCAAGATGCTTCAACGCCGCCGGAGACGGTCGACGAGCGGATCGAGGTTCTCGATCGGAAAATCCAAATGCTTGAAAAACGACTGGAGGCGAAACAAGGGGGCGTTTTAACGACGCCCGAGAAAGCTTCCGCCGCGCGCGCGGGGAATGACGGCTTTTCCTTGGTGTCGGCGGACGGGGATTTTCGGTTGAAGCTTGGAGGGATTCTCCAGGCCGACGGGCGATTTTACGTCGACGATCCATACCGCCAGGGGACAAACACCTTTCTGCTTCGCACCGTCCGGCCCGTATTCGAAGGCACCGTTTACCGGTATTACGATTTCAGGTTGATGCCGGACTTCGGAGGCGGCACGACGGTGATTCAGGATGCGTACATGGACATCCGTTACTGGCCCGAGGCCGTGCTCCGGGTCGGGAAATTCAAAACACCGTTCGGCATCGAACGGCTTCAGAATGAGACGGACCTGCTCTTTGTGGAACGCGCCCTGCCGAATAATCTGGTTCCCAACCGCGACATCGGTCTGCAATGGCGCGGGGACCTCTGGGGGGAGGCGTTCGACTACGCTCTGGGCGTTGTGGACGGCGTT
Coding sequences within it:
- a CDS encoding type II toxin-antitoxin system HicA family toxin; amino-acid sequence: MRVREAISLIEKDGWFLVTVRGSHRQFKHSVKKERVTIAGNPGDELAKGTFNSILKQAGLKEKKK
- a CDS encoding type II toxin-antitoxin system HicB family antitoxin, with the translated sequence MKYPVVIEKTKRNYSVYCPDLPGCVATGRTAAEALKRMKGAIALHLAGLREDRLPIPKPSTSVGYITIAA
- a CDS encoding cupin domain-containing protein, with the translated sequence MEIKRSGSQPSGKGPADRFTGTVRIDPLFQAHDPARAQGASVTFEPGARTAWHTHPLGQTLIVTAGCGRVQRWSGPIEEIRPGDVVWSPPGEKHWHGAAATTAMTHIGVQEQLDGNVVEWMEKVSDEQYRS
- a CDS encoding aldo/keto reductase, producing the protein MQKRKLGKSGLEVSALGLGCMGMSIAYGRPGDKQEMIALIRKAVERGVTFFDTAEIYGPYTNEELVGEALAPFRGKVVIATKFGVKMDSNGQQVQDSRPERIRQSLEGSLKRLKVDAIDLYYQHRVDTEVPIEDVAGTVKDLIREGKVRHFGLSEPGAKTIRRAHAVQPITAIQSEYSLWWRRPEEEVLPTLEELGIGLVPFSPLGKGFLTGKIDEKTTFDKSDFRNIVPRFTPEARKANQALVDLLRTIAERKKATPAQIALAWLLARKPWIVPIPGTKKPERLDENIGAVKVELTSGDLREIDSAASKITIQGARYPEALEKRTGL
- a CDS encoding Rrf2 family transcriptional regulator, which produces MLSNKAKYALKALLVLAEEYGRGPVLISDLAEREGLPKKFLELILLDLKKHGLLQSQKGRGGGYFLGKAPRSVTFGQVIRILDGPLAPVPCVSQTAYQRCRECRDEATCGVRIVMQQTRDAIAQVLDGVTLADGLKKVKGAAARARSRKARK